A stretch of DNA from Plasmodium cynomolgi strain B DNA, scaffold: 1596, whole genome shotgun sequence:
GTATATACTAATTATGTGCTAAAGATGTAATTACGTAACaacatttacaaattttaataatgtttCTAATCCTTTTTATACACGGAAACAAattgtttattttcaattcacaattttgaaagCACATTACATTTAATCATGGAAGGCAAAATTGTATCTATGCATTTTAcgctttaaaaattatatacaataCTTCATTACATATTTCATTGTTCaacatataaattaaaaaattctttaagaATTCATTTCtaatatattgtataaaaatacatttctcCTTATTTTAGTTCAGCTATGTAAAAGATTTCCCCACCTATAAAACTATGTTAAATGGAGTGTTTGATGAAAACCAAGGTGTTGTCAAGTCATACTGTACACAATATATGACATCGCATTTAATGAACTATAAGGATGAAGATAGCTCTTTTATGGATGGTTGTACCAATGCTTCCAGCTATATAACAACTATTAATTTAGATcctaatataaataaatatccattttgtgaatatacTAATTACTGGTTCTATGGTAAGTTGAAATCAACTGATAAAATTACAAACTATAAGACATTATTAGAGAAGTTTTTTGGGGAACTTGTTAATTTCGATGATTGCATAAATAATACGGAATCTATTGACGACCctaaatataattacattAATAAGTTAGATGAAATGTACGAcaacttttatatttttaaaaaagaacctTCACCTGAAGATGATAATCCTTGTGacaaaggtaaaaaatgtgtccaAGATTATAAGAGACTTGTGAGTACATGTATGGAAAATGGTATGAATAGTTTTTGTAATGAACTAGAAAATTTTCGAGTAAGTTTTAATGATCATCttaaatcaaaaaataaatgcgaaaatataaaagaattacCATCATTCCAAGGATCTCCACTAGCTCCTGCCATTTCAATACCATTTTCTGTAATGTCAGCAAtatctttcttttcatttattac
This window harbors:
- a CDS encoding hypothetical protein (putative), translating into MLNGVFDENQGVVKSYCTQYMTSHLMNYKDEDSSFMDGCTNASSYITTINLDPNINKYPFCEYTNYWFYGKLKSTDKITNYKTLLEKFFGELVNFDDCINNTESIDDPKYNYINKLDEMYDNFYIFKKEPSPEDDNPCDKGKKCVQDYKRLVSTCMENGMNSFCNELENFRVSFNDHLKSKNKCENIKELPSFQGSPLAPAISIPFSVGKLFVQN